In a single window of the Coffea eugenioides isolate CCC68of chromosome 3, Ceug_1.0, whole genome shotgun sequence genome:
- the LOC113764861 gene encoding 3-ketoacyl-CoA thiolase 2, peroxisomal, giving the protein MERAIERQRVVLQHLKPSFTSSSLENLDSSLSASVCAAGDSAAYHRTSAFGDDVVIVAAYRTALCKSKRGGFKDTYPDDLLAPVLRALIEKTNLNPSEVGDIVVGTVMAPGSQRASECRMAAFYAGFPETVPVRTVNRQCSSGLQAVADVAAAIKAGFYDIGIGAGLESMTTNPMAWEGSVNPRVKSMAEAQNCLLPMGVTSENVAHRFNVTRQEQDQAAVESHKKAAAATASGRFKDEIIPVATKIVDPKTGDEKPVTISVDDGIRPSTTVADLAKLKPVFKKDGSTTAGNSSQVSDGAGAVLLMKRSLAMQKGLPILGVFRTFAAVGVDPAIMGVGPAVAIPAAVKSAGLELEDIDLFEINEAFASQFVYCREKLGLDPEKINVNGGAMAIGHPLGATGARCVATLLHEMKRRGKDCRFGVVSMCIGTGMGAAAVFERGDSCDELCNARKIEANNLLSKDAR; this is encoded by the exons GCTTCTGTGTGTGCAGCTGGCGACAGTGCTGCATATCACAGGACATCTGCTTTTGGTGATGATGTGGTCATAGTAGC TGCATATCGAACTGCACTCTGCAAGTCTAAAAGGGGTGGTTTCAAAGATACTTATCCTGATGATTTACTTGCACCAGTTTTAAGG GCATTAATAGAAAAGACGAACTTGAACCCAAGTGAAGTAGGTGATATTGTTGTGGGCACAGTTATGGCTCCTGGTTCTCAAAGAGCCAGCGAATGCAGGATGGCTGCATTCTATGCTGGTTTTCCTG AAACTGTGCCAGTAAGAACAGTGAACAGACAATGTTCATCTGGCCTTCAAGCAGTAGCTGATGTAGCTGCAGCAATTAAGGCTGGTTTCTATGACATAG GGATTGGTGCCGGATTGGAATCAATGACCACAAATCCAATGGCTTGGGAAGGATCAGTTAATCCACGA GTGAAGTCAATGGCGGAGGCACAGAATTGCCTTCTTCCAATGGGTGTTACTTCAGAAAATGTTGCACATCGCTTTAATGTGACAAGGCAGGAACAAGACCAGGCTGCG GTTGAGTCACATAAGAAGGCTGCAGCTGCCACTGCTTCTGGAAGATTTAAAGATGAGATAATACCTGTAGCTACCAAG ATTGTTGACCCAAAAACTGGAGACGAGAAACCTGTCACGATCTCAGTGGATGATGGAATTCGGCCAAGCACAACAGTAGCTGACCTCGCAAAGCTAAAGCCTGTATTCAAGAAAGATGGATCAACCACTGCAG GAAATTCTAGCCAAGTTAGCGATGGAGCTGGTGCTGTACTTCTGATGAAGAGAAGTCTTGCAATGCAGAAAGGACTTCCAATTCTTGGTGTTTTTAG GACTTTTGCTGCAGTTGGTGTAGACCCAGCCATCATGGGTGTCGGTCCTGCTGTTGCTATCCCAGCTGCTGTTAAATCTGCTGGACTTGAACTTGAGGATATTGATCTTTTTGAGataaatgag GCTTTTGCATCGCAATTTGTGTATTGCCGTGAGAAGCTGGGACTTGATCCAGAAAAGATTAACGTGAATGGAGGTGCAATGGCTATCGGACATCCATTGGGTGCCACAG GTGCCCGTTGTGTTGCCACCCTCTTACATGAAATGAAGCGCCGTGGCAAGGATTGCCGTTTTGGGGTGGTATCGATGTGTATAG GTACCGGAATGGGGGCTGCTGCTGTTTTTGAACGGGGCGATTCGTGTGATGAATTGTGCAATGCACGGAAAATTGAAGCCAATAATTTATTGTCCAAGGATGCTCGATAG